Proteins encoded by one window of Aspergillus chevalieri M1 DNA, chromosome 6, nearly complete sequence:
- a CDS encoding putative C2H2 finger domain protein (Ezf) (COG:K;~EggNog:ENOG410PK41;~InterPro:IPR036236,IPR013087;~PFAM:PF00096,PF12874) — protein sequence MDWSPNSFSPSSPRARAWSGSHMAFDPYASSLPSESSPVSARYAEYPLVLGLGIAHCGFESHPGHLRLCPPSEPYTTLPTTGWSIPSDPLQQGQEHNLETGQYPSTTTTTTSSYEPYHEIASPLSLYSAQTLNASPSYSSVMERGDHHSALSSQSFGYWSTTPRSDITTPPETFIKDEHWSPPVIPEDRNPFETSTMMMMPMPQVVLNDGLSDPQLPEHTNTTNSDRSFVKQDQQIKIKQEPRNTPETPNTERQPTQSSSDTDRDNTKSPPVLKPRTTTVRATSGLQCSICGAWFTRRSNRREHEKRHDPSRKSVYQCELCGRTFGRKTDRKRHMESIHQGLRKFGCDGCGRRFTRHDTLSRHRTDGCSRKGPKLSI from the exons ATGGATTGGTCCCCCAACTccttctctccatcttcgcCTCGAGCCCGCGCCTGGTCCGGAAGCCATATGGCCTTCGATCCCTACGCTTCCTCCCTACCCTCAGAATCTTCCCCAGTCTCCGCTCGTTACGCTGAGTACCCTCTTGTCCTTGGGTTGGGCATTGCTCATTGTGGATTCGAATCCCACCCTGGTCACTTGAGGCTCTGTCCTCCTTCCGAACCATACACCACCCTCCCAACAACTGGCTGGTCCATACCTTCCGATCCTCTACAACAGGGACAAGAGCATAACCTGGAGACTGGGCAATATCCGTCGACAACGACGACCACAACATCATCATACGAACCCTATCATGAGATCGCATCCCCCCTCAGTCTGTACAGCGCCCAAACACTCAATGCGTCGCCCAGCTACAGCTCTGTTATGGAGCGGGGAGACCATCACAGTGCCTTGTCAAGCCAGTCTTTTGGGTACTGGTCGACCACACCCCGCTCGGACATCACTACGCCACCAGAGACTTTCATCAAGGACGAGCACTGGAGTCCACCCGTGATTCCTGAGGATAGGAATCCATTCGAAACATCgacaatgatgatgatgcctaTGCCGCAGGTCGTCCTCAACGATGGCCTTTCCGACCCACAGCTACCGGAacacaccaacaccaccaacagTGACCGGTCATTCGTTAAACAAGACCAGCAGATCAAGATTAAACAGGAGCCTCGAAATACCCCCGAGACCCCTAATACTGAACGACAACCCACACAATCATCCTCGGACACCGACAGAGACAATACCAAATCCCCTCCGGTATTGAAACCACGCACGACCACCGTTCGCGCTACCAGCGGCCTTCAGTGCTCCATTTGCGGGGCTTGGTTTACCCGGCGCTCCAACCGTCGCGAGCACGAGAAGAGACACGACCCAAGTCGCAAGAGCGTCTATCAATGTGAGTTGTGCGGTCGAACCTTCGGAAGGAAGACGGATCGGAAGCGGCATATGGAGAGT ATTCACCAAGGACTACGGAAATTCGGTTGTGACGGATGCGGTCGTCGTTTCACGAGACACGACACGCTGTCGAG ACACAGAACCGATGGCTGCAGCCGAAAAGGCCCCAAACTCTCCATATGA
- a CDS encoding allantoate permease family MFS transporter (COG:G;~EggNog:ENOG410PIBQ;~InterPro:IPR020846,IPR011701,IPR036259;~PFAM:PF07690,PF00083;~TransMembrane:12 (i46-63o91-109i116-135o147-164i176-197o209-231i279-299o319-336i343-362o368-390i402-423o435-456i);~go_function: GO:0022857 - transmembrane transporter activity [Evidence IEA];~go_process: GO:0055085 - transmembrane transport [Evidence IEA]) translates to MTEIEEKNGWQVSPEQKDEKSTSPAASTLAAENQVNINEKALLRKLDLRLLPPLTILYLLSFLDRSNVGNARLEGMADDIDMTGDQYLTGLTLYFIGYVLFEIPCNIVLKRTTPRIWLPTLTLVWGIVATLLGVVNNYAGYLTSRTALGIAESGLFPGVVFYLSMWYKRNEQHYRVALFFSAASLAGAFGGILAWGIAHMKGVGGYNGWRWIFILEGLLTVVMSVVAYFWVYNYPTTAEFLTEEERQFIHDRLKNDNDSTREEKFSWSAVMDAFKDPKVWLYGLGFHTMALPLYTLSLFMPTIIQQLGYSSAQAQLLTIPPYAVAFVLSIIVAVLSERVHLRAPFIMGSSGIAIIGYILLLAQDRPGVSYLGTFFATAGVYPAVAIVLSWPANNVSGQTKRAIANAMQISIGNLGSVLGTQLYRTETSPRYFLGHGFALGYLVANIIVVGILWIVLKRENAAKAEERERLGLNALIGDIGDSEGDFQGDKDSRWIFQT, encoded by the exons ATGACAGAAATCGAAGAAAAGAACGGATGGCAGGTCTCACCGGAGCAGAAAGATGAGAAATCGACTTCGCCGGCCGCAAGCACTCTTGCGGCAGAGAACCAGGTCAACATCAACGAGAAGGCATTGTTACGGAAACTCGATTTGCGATTACTTCCACCATTGACGATTCTGTACCTCTTGTCATTTCTGGACCGCAGTAATGTTGGCAATGCGCGCCTCGAAGGAATGGCAGACGATATTGACATGA CTGGCGACCAATATCTGACCGGTCTAACGCTGTACTTCATCGGTTACGTTTTGTTCGAAATCCCATGCAACATCGTGCTGAAGCGGACTACACCCCGGATCTGGTTGCCCACCCTCACTTTGGTTTGGGGTATTGTCGCCACGCTACTGGGTGTTGTCAACAACTACGCCGGATATCTCACGTCGCGCACAGCCTTGGGTATCGCCGAGAGTGGATTGTTCCCCGGTGTAGTGTTTTATCTGTCCATGTGGTATAAGCGGAATGAGCAGCACTATCGCGTTGCGCTGTTCTTCAGTGCTGCTTCGTTGGCTGGTGCTTTTGGTGGAATCCTCGCTTGG GGCATTGCGCATATGAAAGGCGTTGGTGGCTACAACGGTTGGAGATGGATTTTTATCTTGGAAGGTCTGTTGACCGTTGTCATGTCCGTCGTTGCATACTTCTGGGTGTACAACTACCCAACAACCGCCGAGTTCTtgacagaagaagaacgacAATTTATCCACGACCGTCTGAAAAATGACAATGATTCCACACGGGAGGAGAAGTTCAGCTGGTCTGCTGTTATGGACGCCTTTAAAGATCCGAAAGTCTGGTTATATGGACTTGGGTTTCACACAATGGCGCTTCCGTTGTATACTCTTTCACTTTTCATG CCCACCATTATCCAACAACTCGGATACTCCTCCGCTCAAGCCCAACTACTCACCATCCCACCCTACGCCGTGGCATTCGTCCTCTCAATCATCGTCGCCGTACTCTCTGAGCGCGTCCACCTCCGTGCACCATTTATCATGGGCTCCTCCGGCATCGCCATTATCGGCtacatcctcctcctcgcccaGGACCGTCCCGGAGTCTCTTACCTGGGCACCTTCTTCGCCACAGCAGGCGTCTACCCCGCGGTGGCCATCGTCCTTTCCTGGCCGGCCAACAACGTCTCGGGGCAAACAAAACGTGCCATCGCCAATGCCATGCAGATTTCCATTGGAAACCTTGGTTCCGTGTTGGGAACGCAGCTGTACCGTACCGAGACATCGCCGAGATACTTCCTAGGACATGGATTTGCGCTTGGGTATCTCGTAGCTAACATCATTGTCGTTGGCATTTTGTGGATCGTTCTGAAGCGGGAGAATGCAGCTAAGGCTGAGGAGAGAGAACGTTTGGGTTTGAATGCTCTGATTGGTGATATTGGGGACTCGGAGGGAGATTTCCAGGGTGACAAGGATTCTCGATGGATATTCCAGACTTAA
- a CDS encoding DUF3237 domain-containing protein (COG:S;~EggNog:ENOG410PRGU;~InterPro:IPR020915;~PFAM:PF11578;~SECRETED:SignalP(1-20)), giving the protein MLLNHILPLLSIFSFPLTTASQPSTPNLSYLYTAYVQCAGNLLEDPGPNGPAGIRKTIPIVGGNFTGPRLSGQILNVGADWGTTDPATGIFSADTRYNLRTNDGEDIFIRTSGPKSPSGQLHLRILLETGSEKYYWVNNIVAVGVLTNVGKTANSSLLKIDAWNFASDWNTTKFVQ; this is encoded by the exons ATGCTCCTTAACCacatcctccccctcctctccatctTTTCCTTCCCCCTCAcaactgcatcacaaccaTCAACCCCCAACCTCTCCTACCTCTACACAGCTTACGTCCAATGCGCCGGTAACCTACTGGAAGACCCCGGCCCCAACGGTCCAGCCGGCATCCGAAAGACAATCCCCATAGTCGGCGGGAACTTTACCGGACCGCGTCTATCAG GCCAAATCCTCAACGTCGGCGCAGACTGGGGCACCACAGACCCCGCGACAGGTATTTTCTCCGCCGACACGCGGTATAATCTCCGGACGAACGATGGGGAGGATATCTTTATTCGGACGTCAGGGCCGAAGTCGCCGTCCGGGCAATTGCATTTGAGGATTCTGTTGGAGACGGGGAGTGAGAAGTATTATTGGGTGAATAATATTGTGG CTGTCGGGGTCTTGACGAATGTCGGGAAGACGGCGAACTCGTCGCTGCTTAAGATTGATGCGTGGAAT TTTGCATCGGATTGGAATACTACCAAGTTTGTACAGTAA
- a CDS encoding MATE family efflux transporter (COG:L;~EggNog:ENOG410PFXB;~InterPro:IPR002528;~PFAM:PF01554;~TransMembrane:12 (i206-231o251-272i284-302o314-336i348-370o376-402i423-444o456-478i499-518o538-556i577-595o601-621i);~go_component: GO:0016020 - membrane [Evidence IEA];~go_function: GO:0015297 - antiporter activity [Evidence IEA];~go_function: GO:0042910 - xenobiotic transmembrane transporter activity [Evidence IEA];~go_process: GO:0055085 - transmembrane transport [Evidence IEA]), translating to MAPNDRSGDRVHHPLTSGYSTSPLAETVIARDIQNYYADDQGSMLTSDDEDSETGTVRPLNGSEPGTNPHSLAGSYRRPSFFTTVSHATVVPYHADREGLTRGERDQAIEEERRLLNDNHVIERGYGGRGMSLPQKISGFLSRRSAEPLRRHSAHAATEDTSLLRPDNAQPQELDQEEIDRKWEEAVAAGQIRTSWKREALVISKYAAPLVVTFLLQYSLTVASIFTVGHLGKRELGAVSLASMSVNITGYAVYQGLATSLDTLCAQAYGSGKKKLVGLQMQRMIIFLWMCTIPIALLWFFADRILMRIVPDQEVAYLAGLYTKVLILGAPGYACFESGKRFMQAQGLFSASLYILLICAPLNAFMNWLFVWHFGWGFVGAPIAVMITDNLMPTLLCLYVYFIAGSECWNGLSKRALSNWLPMIKLALPGLIMVEAECLAFEILTLASSYLGTDELAAQSVLSTLGSITFQIPFPLSIAASTRVANLIGSTLVDSARTCAKVSFTGATIVGLLNVLLLSSLRTYLPRLFSSDEQVIDLVAAVLPLCAAFQLFDALATNCNGLLRGLGRQAFGGWVQLFCYYAVAMPISFGTTFGLDWGLYGLWTGVAIALGLVSLIEGVFLRRTRWERAVEDAIQRNSLA from the exons ATGGCTCCCAACGATCGCTCCGGCGACCGAGTTCACCACCCACTAACCTCCGGCTACTCAACCTCCCCTCTTGCCGAAACCGTCATCGCCCGCGACATCCAAAACTACTACGCAGACGACCAAGGGTCTATGCTCACgagcgacgacgaagactCAGAAACAGGCACCGTGCGCCCGTTGAACGGCAGCGAACCCGGGACGAACCCTCACTCGTTAGCGGGGTCTTATCGGCGACCTAGCTTTTTCACCACCGTCTCTCATGCGACGGTCGTTCCGTACCATGCGGATCGGGAGGGATTGACGCGCGGAGAGCGCGATCAGGCGATTGAGGAGGAGAGACGGTTGCTGAATGACAATCATGTCATTGAGCGTGGGTATGGTGGGAGGGGGATGAGTCTGCCGCAGAAGATCTCGGGCTTTTTGTCGCGTCGGTCCGCGGAGCCTTTGAGACGCCATAGTGCGCATGCCGCGACAGAGGATACATCGTTGCTCAGACCAGACAACGCTCAACCCCAAGAACTAGACCAAGAAGAGATCGATCGCAAATGGGAGGAAGCAGTGGCTGCGGGGCAGATAAGGACATCGTGGAAGCGCGAAGCACTGGTTATCAGCAAATATGCCGCGCCGTTGGTTGTGACGTTTTTGCTCCAGTATTCGTTGACTGTCGCTAGTATCTTCACAGTGGGTCATCTGGGCAAGAGGGAGCTTGGTGCAGTCAGTCTGGCGAGCATGAGCGTGAATATCACCGGATATGCAGTATACCAAGGTCTGGCGACGAGTCTGGATACACTTTGCGCGCAAGCGTATGGTTccgggaagaagaaattggTCGGTTTGCAGATGCAGAGGATGATCATCTTCCTCTGGATGTGTACTATCCCCATTGCGTTGCTGTGGTTCTTTGCGGATAGGATCTTGATGAGAATCGTTCCGGATCAAGAGGTGGCTTATTTGGCAGGATTGTATACCAAGGTGCTCATCTTGGGGGCCCCGGGTTATGCTTGTTTCGAGAGTGGGAAGCGGTTTATGCAAGCACAGGGGTTGTTCTCTGCATCTCTTTATATTCTCCTTATTTGCGCGCCGCTTAATGCGTTCATGAACTGGCTCTTCGTTTGG CACTTTGGCTGGGGCTTCGTTGGAGCACCAATTGCGGTCATGATAACGGACAACTTAATGCCCACCCTACTGTGCCTCTACGTCTACTTCATCGCCGGCTCCGAATGCTGGAACGGTCTCTCAAAACGCGCATTGTCGAATTGGCTCCCGATGATCAAACTAGCCCTCCCAGGACTCATCATGGTCGAAGCAGAATGTCTAGCCTTCGAAATCCTGACGCTCGCTTCCTCTTACCTGGGCACAGACGAACTCGCCGCCCAATCAGTCCTCTCCACCCTCGGCAGCATCACCTTCCAAATCCCCTTCCCCCTCTCCATCGCAGCCAGCACCCGCGTCGCAAACCTAATCGGCTCGACCCTCGTTGACTCCGCTCGCACCTGCGCAAAGGTATCATTCACCGGCGCAACCATCGTCGGCCTCCTCAATGTCCTCCTCCTATCCTCCCTCCGCACCTACCTCCCCCGCCTCTTCAGCTCCGACGAACAAGTCATCGACCTCGTCGCAGCCGTCCTCCCCCTCTGCGCCGCTTTCCAACTCTTCGACGCCCTCGCCACAAACTGCAACGGCCTCCTCCGTGGCCTGGGTCGACAGGCCTTTGGCGGCTGGGTGCAGTTGTTTTGCTATTATGCCGTGGCGATGCCGATTAGTTTCGGCACGACGTTTGGCTTGGATTGGGGGCTTTATGGTCTTTGGACTGGTGTTGCAATTGCGTTGGGGTTGGTTTCGTTGATTGAGGGGGTGTTTTTGCGGAGGACGCGGTGGGAACGCGCGGTGGAGGATGCTATTCAGAGGAATTCGTTGGCTTGA
- a CDS encoding uncharacterized protein (COG:S;~EggNog:ENOG410PH97;~TransMembrane:9 (o278-295i302-319o339-358i379-403o409-431i443-460o466-490i523-541o553-572i)) has product MASDSLGSSYISTRLTEKEAPDIPIIEDDEPLVDVVRKLSNYLSHAIPDVSYTFEQLRSSPHGHDIRLLIYSLADNSRNPLIIAALMILKWQFENTADTDWGVNESRGFACEYIAWQFLCHLTKDEEIEFLLWELPSPQRSSTSFSLEERDRTFRTEEQGNSHDIERAPLRRSSYISRFLGRKNEDVPSGREAGYVEDPCYERLSLFFGLNALEIATIAQAKKFLSQKVVQRIIDNIWKGEIVFWDLLSVHSRKRPHFFNEKTADPYSRLRVPVYRKAFEAGFFVSFLCLYYAVLVERKPTGIGVFEALMYIWITAFAYDELSGMTDAGVAFYQMDFWKIWNLGIIGTGLAFVIARIVGLAKESDSITDISFDILSLEALFLVPRICSLVSLNSYFGSLIPVLKEMTKAFFRFIPVVIVLYLGFLTTFTMLARDRLTLQQMSWILVKVFFGSNVLGFDIAHDISPIFGYGLMLIFVSMTNLLLISSLVSLMSMSLEGVMSHAREEYLFQLSIYVLESSNSRRLTYFMPPMNLIPLLCIRPLRLFLSAESIRRVRILLLRATHLPFVALIRAYEAIRRHRPLTTDTTTTTRRRSTNTRRCCYDHDPLIDRDEGPTVLGPDPGRASRTKTKTGGQPEARGPAPEQTGRDVVELADVIDEVDRLRIQVDRVVALMAVRRRH; this is encoded by the exons ATGGCTTCTGACAGCCTGGGGTCTTCTTATATATCCACCCGACTAACCGAGAAAGAAGCTCCGGATATCCCGATCATCGAGGACGATGAGCCACTCGTTGATGTGGTTCGAAAGCTATCCAA TTACTTGAGCCATGCGATCCCGGATGTCTCTTATACATTTGAGCAATTGAGATCATCCCCTCATGGTCATGATATCCGGTTGCTTATATATTCCCTTGCCGACAACTCGCGCAATCCATTAATCATCGCTGCCTTGAT GATCCTGAAATGGCAATTCGAAAACACGGCTGATACAGACTGGGGTGTGAACGAGAGCCGTGGATTTGCCTGCGAATATATAGCCTGGCAATTTCTTTGTCATCTGACCAAGGATGAAGAAATCGAGTTTCTATTGTGGGAGCTTCCCAGTCCCCAGCGCAGCTCCACTTCTTTTTCCCTggaagagagagacagaACATTTAGGACTGAAGAACAAGGTAACTCGCATGACATAGAAAGAGCACCGCTGCGGAGGTCTTCGTATATCTCCCGCTTTCTTGGAAGAAAAAACGAGGATGTTCCATCAGGGCGAGAGGCCGGATATGTTGAGGATCCTTGTTACGAGAGGCTTTCCCTGTTCTTTGGCTTGAATGCCCTTGAGATTGCGACTATAGCTCAAGCGAAAAAATTTCTTAGTCAGAAGGTTGTCCAAAGAATCATCGATAATATCTGGAAGGGCGAGATTGTATTCTGGGACTTGCTGAGTGTGCACTCGAGAAAGAGACCACACTTCTTCAACGAGAA AACGGCAGACCCATACTCACGACTAAGAGTTCCCGTGTACCGTAAAGCTTTCGAAGCAGGATTCTTCGTCTCGTTTCTGTGTCTCTACTATGCCGTCCTGGTCGAGAGAAAGCCAACAGGGATAGGCGTCTTCGAGGCTCTGATGTACATCTGGATTACGGCATTCGCATACGATGAATTGAGCGGAATGACCGACGCAGGAGTGGCGTTCTACCAGATGGACTTTTGGAAGATCTGGAATTTGGGCATCATCGGCACGGGGCTTGCCTTTGTTATTGCAA GAATTGTGGGACTGGCAAAGGAGAGCGATTCTATCACGGACATTTCTTTTGATATCCTATCCTTGGAAGCATTGTTTCTTGTCCCGAG AATCTGCTCGCTCGTTAGCCTGAATTCTTATTTTGGAAGTCTG ATACCGGTGTTGAAGGAAATG ACCAAAGCGTTCTTCCGTTTTATCCCCGTAGTAATCGTGCTGTACCTAG GGTTCCTGACAACGTTCACGATGCTGGCGCGAGACCGACTGACTCTCCAACAAATGTCATGGATCCTGGTCAAGGTGTTCTTTGG ATCAAACGTCTTGGGATTT GATATTGCTCATGAT ATTTCCCCGATCTTCGGCTACGGTTTGAT GCTGATTTTCGTCTCTATGACCAATTTGCTGTTAATTTCCTCTTTGGTCAGTTTGATGAGTATGAGTTTGGAGGGT GTGATGTCGCATGCCCGCGAGGAATATCTTTTCCA ATTATCCATTTACGTGTTGGAAAGCAGCAATTCTCGACGATTGACCTACTTCATGCCGCCAATG AACTTGATCCCCCTCTTGTGCATCCGACCTCTGCGGCTCTTCCTCTCTGCAGAGTCTATCCGACGCGTTCGCATTCTCCTACTCCGTGCAACACATTTGCCCTTCGTCGCTCTAATACGGGCCTACGAAGCCATCCGACGGCACCGTCCCCTCACCACCGATACGACAACTACCACTAGACGAAGGAGCACAAATACCAGGAGATGCTGCTACGACCACGACCCGCTTATAGACAGGGACGAGGGCCCGACGGTGTTAGGGCCTGATCCTGGTAGGGCATCCAGGACTAAGACTAAGACGGGAGGACAACCCGAAGCGCGTGGACCAGCGCCGGAACAGACCGGTCGAGATGTGGTTGAACTGGCGGATGTGATCGACGAGGTGGATCGGTTGCGCATCCAGGTGGATCGGGTGGTTGCGCTGATGGCTGTCCGGAGGAGGCATTAG
- the idi1 gene encoding isopentenyl-diphosphate delta-isomerase IDI1 (BUSCO:EOG0926458I;~COG:Q;~EggNog:ENOG410PGVF;~InterPro:IPR011876,IPR015797,IPR000086;~PFAM:PF00293;~go_function: GO:0004452 - isopentenyl-diphosphate delta-isomerase activity [Evidence IEA];~go_function: GO:0016787 - hydrolase activity [Evidence IEA];~go_process: GO:0008299 - isoprenoid biosynthetic process [Evidence IEA]), giving the protein MALHLPESHRTPDSDREELIFKSLKSKSKMSGTETVTRITAENVATIFPDVDTSLAREVFPTASTTTARESNELEGYDEEQVRLMDEVCIVLDDDDKPIGSASKKTCHIMENINRGLLHRAFSVFLFDSNKRLLLQQRAAEKITFPNMWTNTCCSHPLGIPGETGAELDAAILGVKRAAQRKLEQELGIPPEQVPLEKFEFFTRIHYKAPSDGKWGEHEIDYILFIQADVDLNVNPNEVRDAKYVSEAELKQMFQEPGLIFTPWFKLICDTMLFEWWSQLGSSSLDKYKGETGIRRM; this is encoded by the exons ATGGCCCTCCATCTCCCCGAGTCTCACCGTACCCCGGATTCAGATCGAGAGGAATTGATTTTCAAGTCACTCAAGTCAAAATCGAAAATGAGTGGTACCGAGACCGTGACGCGGATCACCGCAGAGAACGTGGCGACGATTTTCCCCGACGTGGACACCTCGCTCGCCCGTGAAGTTTTCCCGACGGCTTCGACGACGACTGCGCGCGAGAGCAATGAGCTCGAGGGATACGATGAGGAACAGGTGCGCTTGATGGATGAAGTGTGTATCGTCCTGGACGATGACGATAAGCCGATTGGGAGTGCCAGCAAGAAGACTT GCCACATAATGGAAAACATCAACCGCGGCCTCCTCCACCGCGCTTTCtccgtcttcctcttcgattCGAACAAGCGTCTCCTCCTGCAACAGCGCGCTGCCGAGAAAATCACCTTCCCCAACATGTGGACCAACACCTGCTGCTCGCATCCGCTGGGCATTCCCGGAGAGACAGGCGCGGAGCTGGACGCGGCTATTCTGGGCGTGAAGCGCGCGGCGCAGCGCAAGTTGGAGCAGGAGCTGGGGATTCCGCCGGAGCAGGTGCCGTTGGAGAAGTTTGAGTTTTTCACGCGCATTCATTATAAGGCGCCGAGTGATGGAAAGTGGGGGGAGCATGAAA TCGACTATATCCTCTTTATCCAGGCCGATGTCGATTTGAATGTCAACCCCAACGAAGTGCGCGATGCGAAGTACGTGTCTGAGGCGGAATTGAAGCAGATGTTTCAGGAGCCCGGGCTTATCTTCACGCCATGGTTCAAGCTCATCTGCGACACGATGCTGTTCGAGTGGTGGAGCCAACTCGGTTCGTCTTCGCTGGACAAGTACAAGGGGGAGACGGGCATTCGACGGATGTAA